One window of Rasiella rasia genomic DNA carries:
- a CDS encoding vWA domain-containing protein — MKILQHLLAAFIICSVVACNAKTERKTTVALNETYETPSAKKHYIRVALLLDTSNSMDGLIDQAKAQLWEIVNELSYAKCKSERPNLEIALYEYGNDGLSEAKGYLRKIIPFTDDLDTVSKELFSLTTNGGSEYCGTVLKASINDLDWGNNADDLKLIFIAGNEPFTQGKVNYKDASAEAKEKDIVVNTIFCGDFKHGVDTRWKDGADLTYGDYMAINHNKSTVHIASPYDDLILQLNIQLNGTYVPYGQSGRKKIMLQEEQDNNAAEYSKANAVSRTVSKGSHLYKNTTWDLVDAENEPGFSYDDIKEKDLPENLKGKSKSEIKAYVAANRAERKRIQDKIAQLNKKRRAFISKESKQKGNGLESAMIEALKKQAKRKDYTWN; from the coding sequence ATGAAAATATTACAACACCTTTTAGCCGCGTTCATTATCTGCTCTGTAGTAGCTTGTAACGCAAAAACCGAACGTAAAACTACGGTAGCTTTAAACGAAACATATGAAACCCCTTCTGCAAAAAAACACTATATCAGAGTGGCCTTGCTTTTAGATACTAGTAACAGCATGGACGGATTAATTGATCAAGCAAAAGCCCAATTATGGGAGATTGTAAATGAACTATCATATGCCAAATGTAAATCTGAACGACCAAATTTAGAAATTGCACTCTATGAATATGGTAATGACGGCCTTAGTGAAGCAAAAGGCTACCTCAGAAAAATAATTCCATTTACAGACGACCTTGATACCGTTTCTAAAGAGCTCTTTTCCTTAACGACAAATGGAGGAAGTGAATACTGTGGAACCGTTTTAAAAGCTTCCATCAACGATCTAGACTGGGGCAACAACGCAGATGACCTAAAATTGATCTTTATTGCCGGTAATGAGCCTTTTACCCAAGGTAAAGTAAACTACAAAGATGCATCTGCCGAAGCTAAAGAGAAAGACATCGTGGTAAACACTATTTTCTGTGGCGACTTTAAACACGGAGTAGACACACGTTGGAAAGATGGTGCTGATTTAACCTATGGAGACTACATGGCAATAAATCATAATAAGAGTACCGTACATATCGCTTCACCATATGATGATTTAATCTTACAATTAAACATTCAATTAAATGGCACTTATGTGCCTTACGGCCAAAGCGGCAGAAAAAAAATAATGTTACAAGAAGAGCAAGATAATAATGCAGCAGAATATAGCAAAGCGAATGCAGTAAGCCGCACTGTTTCTAAAGGTTCACATTTATATAAAAATACTACATGGGATTTAGTAGATGCCGAGAACGAACCAGGCTTTAGTTATGACGACATAAAAGAAAAAGATTTACCAGAGAACCTTAAAGGGAAGTCTAAGTCTGAAATAAAAGCCTATGTAGCAGCAAATCGTGCAGAACGTAAACGCATTCAAGACAAAATTGCTCAACTAAATAAGAAGCGTCGTGCATTTATATCGAAAGAAAGCAAACAAAAAGGAAATGGCCTAGAAAGTGCCATGATAGAAGCCTTAAAGAAACAAGCCAAGCGTAAGGATTACACTTGGAACTAA
- a CDS encoding histidine kinase: MKYILTTLVLVFAMGLTQGQVRKKSKQSFVLKGVVVEAETNKPISRVNVEIDAGAYTTTNGNGEFSISAEIGDELSIKSDAFKPVYYTVKDEQNITIKVQKSEGEGLPISTASSQSGVGLFQRYIDSAKTTLKSDANKSIGYVTKAIQPYRGSSITKKQTAIAFETLGDINLFWGQPDLAIDNFKRSISESANLDRRIKLATAFRMNANYQESIAAYKELLKANLGNYQKVEVYEGLGDTYKAINDPVKSVSNYQKGLDIATAHQITPKITNLNSKIAEVYSESGAVEEAAEYYGNSLDLAKKENPKRWVEEKNKVANFYNRNQNFDDEIRLRSETLSELEEIEDKDAEPENSPDNQLTPQRQNYYIANAYIAQDKYKEAIPFLKKSISEAESKDDLIVEKDATRKLSEVYKGIGDYGKAAESYERYVAVIDELYIKKEQELSQATRFNKEIALKQNRIISLENERELNASSYKLAFENQELIEKNNQVQKWVIVSLVLIALLLLFTAYTQFKSVKQQRYANNMLALKSLRTQMNPHFIFNALNSVNSFIAMSDERAANKYLSEFSQLMRSVLENSEEDFIPLSKEIELLELYVKLEHFRFKDKFEYTVTVDENLQLSEFVIPPMLLQPYVENAVWHGLRYKEEKGHLDIHFKQIDSETVTITITDDGIGRKKSKLLKTDNQKKQKSQGMGNIQKRITILNDMYKDKVDVTVQNMFENEEGTQVVLTLKKD; the protein is encoded by the coding sequence ATGAAATATATTCTTACCACCTTAGTATTGGTATTTGCAATGGGCCTTACCCAGGGGCAGGTACGTAAAAAATCGAAGCAATCTTTTGTGCTCAAAGGAGTGGTGGTAGAGGCTGAAACCAACAAGCCTATCTCAAGAGTAAATGTAGAAATAGACGCTGGGGCCTACACAACGACCAACGGTAATGGAGAATTTTCTATTTCCGCAGAAATTGGAGATGAACTTAGTATAAAAAGTGACGCCTTTAAGCCCGTTTATTATACTGTAAAAGACGAACAAAATATTACAATAAAAGTGCAAAAGAGCGAAGGTGAAGGGCTGCCAATTAGTACGGCCAGTAGCCAATCTGGCGTAGGATTGTTTCAGCGTTATATAGATTCTGCTAAAACTACATTAAAAAGTGATGCTAATAAGAGTATCGGCTATGTTACGAAGGCAATACAACCGTATAGAGGGTCTTCTATAACCAAAAAACAAACAGCAATTGCGTTTGAAACGTTAGGAGATATTAATCTATTTTGGGGGCAACCCGATTTAGCCATAGATAATTTTAAACGCAGTATTTCTGAAAGCGCTAACCTAGACCGCCGTATTAAGTTGGCAACCGCTTTTAGAATGAATGCCAATTACCAAGAAAGTATAGCAGCCTATAAAGAACTTCTAAAAGCTAATTTGGGCAATTATCAAAAAGTTGAAGTTTACGAGGGTCTGGGCGACACCTATAAGGCCATCAATGATCCAGTAAAGAGCGTATCTAATTATCAGAAAGGACTAGACATTGCAACTGCTCATCAAATTACACCCAAGATTACCAATCTAAATTCTAAAATTGCTGAAGTATATTCTGAAAGTGGTGCTGTAGAAGAAGCAGCAGAATATTACGGGAACTCCTTAGATTTGGCAAAAAAGGAAAATCCGAAGCGTTGGGTAGAAGAAAAAAATAAAGTTGCCAATTTTTATAACCGAAATCAAAACTTTGATGATGAGATAAGACTACGGTCTGAAACACTTTCTGAATTGGAAGAAATAGAAGATAAAGATGCCGAGCCAGAAAATTCACCAGACAACCAGCTTACACCGCAGCGACAAAATTATTACATCGCTAACGCCTATATTGCTCAAGATAAATACAAAGAAGCGATTCCTTTTTTAAAGAAAAGTATTTCTGAAGCAGAATCTAAAGACGACCTTATCGTAGAAAAAGATGCCACGCGTAAACTTTCTGAGGTATATAAAGGCATTGGTGATTACGGCAAAGCTGCAGAGAGTTATGAACGCTACGTAGCAGTAATAGATGAGCTATATATTAAAAAGGAACAAGAACTATCTCAAGCTACCCGCTTTAATAAAGAAATTGCCTTAAAACAAAATAGAATTATTAGCCTTGAAAATGAGCGAGAACTCAACGCTAGTAGCTATAAATTGGCTTTTGAAAATCAAGAGCTTATTGAAAAGAATAATCAGGTACAAAAGTGGGTCATTGTCTCGTTGGTGCTAATAGCATTGTTGTTGCTGTTTACTGCCTACACTCAATTTAAAAGTGTAAAGCAACAGCGGTACGCAAACAATATGTTAGCGCTTAAGTCGCTGCGTACACAAATGAATCCGCATTTTATATTTAATGCGCTTAATTCGGTAAATAGTTTTATTGCCATGAGCGATGAACGTGCCGCCAATAAATACTTAAGTGAGTTTTCGCAACTTATGCGCAGCGTATTGGAGAATAGTGAAGAAGATTTTATTCCGTTGAGTAAAGAAATTGAATTGTTAGAGCTGTACGTGAAGTTAGAACATTTCCGCTTTAAAGATAAGTTTGAATACACAGTAACGGTAGACGAAAATTTACAACTTTCAGAATTTGTAATTCCACCTATGCTCTTGCAGCCTTATGTGGAAAATGCAGTATGGCATGGCTTGAGATACAAAGAAGAGAAAGGACACCTCGATATTCACTTTAAGCAAATAGACAGCGAAACGGTGACTATTACAATTACAGATGACGGTATTGGCAGGAAAAAGTCAAAATTACTGAAGACAGACAACCAGAAAAAACAGAAAAGTCAGGGCATGGGTAATATCCAAAAGCGTATAACAATACTTAACGATATGTATAAGGATAAGGTTGACGTAACCGTTCAGAACATGTTCGAAAATGAAGAAGGGACACAAGTTGTACTTACCCTGAAGAAGGATTAA
- a CDS encoding LytR/AlgR family response regulator transcription factor has translation MTLKTIIVEDEETSREILKKYLLKYCPKVEILGEAANVDEALVLIRNHDLDLVFLDVEMPYGNAFDLLDKVGDRTFETVFVTAYNHYAIDALNAHASYYLLKPIDIDKLIDAVDYVHEIKTKENSLQNTVLQPRITQVSGKITIPVQQGFEVLEVADILYCQADDNYTQIFVGEKKKLVSKTLKYFEEALKDNGFARVHKSYLVNVNKIIEYKKGKGGSVVLSSGKEIMVSPSKKKDLLAFFG, from the coding sequence ATGACATTAAAAACCATCATAGTTGAGGACGAAGAAACAAGTCGCGAAATACTTAAAAAATACCTGCTAAAGTATTGTCCGAAAGTTGAAATTTTAGGGGAAGCAGCTAATGTAGATGAAGCCTTGGTGCTAATTCGTAATCATGATTTAGACCTTGTTTTTTTAGATGTGGAAATGCCCTACGGAAATGCATTCGATTTACTAGACAAAGTGGGTGATAGAACGTTTGAAACGGTGTTTGTGACTGCATATAACCATTATGCTATTGATGCGTTAAACGCACATGCATCGTATTATTTGCTAAAGCCTATAGATATCGATAAACTTATTGATGCTGTAGATTATGTGCATGAGATCAAAACAAAAGAGAATAGTCTTCAAAATACAGTATTACAACCTAGAATTACGCAGGTTTCAGGTAAAATAACCATTCCAGTGCAACAAGGTTTTGAAGTGTTAGAGGTAGCAGATATTTTGTATTGCCAGGCAGACGATAATTATACTCAGATCTTTGTAGGTGAGAAAAAGAAACTGGTAAGCAAGACCCTTAAGTATTTTGAAGAAGCATTAAAAGACAACGGTTTTGCGCGCGTACATAAAAGCTATTTGGTGAATGTGAACAAAATCATCGAATACAAAAAAGGGAAGGGTGGCAGTGTTGTGTTAAGCAGTGGTAAAGAAATTATGGTAAGCCCTTCAAAGAAAAAAGATTTATTGGCATTTTTTGGCTAG
- the murI gene encoding glutamate racemase, with translation MKTTAPIGIFDSGVGGTSIWKEIHKLLPYEHTIYLADSANAPYGNRTESEIVALSRKNTEVLLAMGCKIIVVACNTATTNAIDTLRASYDVPIIGIEPAIKPAALQTTTKSIGILATRGTLSSSLFHKTSETFTKDISVVEIIGEGLVPLIEEGALNSLEMRQLLKKYTAPMLAANIDYLVLGCSHYPYIIPLLQELLPASVTIIDSGEAVARHTKKMLETTKALSEVRKTPALQFYTNADTQTLKSLLNKYSHKISIEKLKF, from the coding sequence ATGAAAACAACAGCACCCATAGGCATCTTTGATTCTGGTGTAGGAGGCACCTCAATTTGGAAAGAAATTCACAAGCTCCTTCCATATGAGCATACTATCTACCTTGCCGATAGTGCAAATGCGCCCTACGGAAATAGAACCGAATCAGAAATCGTAGCGCTAAGTCGCAAAAATACCGAAGTGTTATTAGCAATGGGCTGTAAAATAATTGTAGTAGCCTGTAACACTGCTACAACAAACGCCATAGACACCTTGCGCGCATCTTACGACGTTCCAATAATAGGCATTGAACCGGCAATTAAACCTGCTGCTCTCCAAACAACAACAAAGAGTATTGGTATACTAGCCACCAGAGGAACCCTAAGTAGCAGTTTGTTTCATAAAACTTCAGAAACCTTTACAAAGGATATTTCTGTGGTAGAAATTATTGGAGAAGGATTAGTACCTCTCATCGAGGAAGGTGCCTTAAATAGCCTAGAAATGCGTCAGCTGCTCAAAAAATACACCGCTCCCATGTTAGCAGCCAATATAGACTACTTAGTTTTGGGATGTAGCCATTATCCGTATATAATCCCCTTGCTACAAGAACTGCTACCCGCTTCAGTTACCATAATCGATTCTGGAGAAGCCGTAGCTAGACACACCAAGAAGATGTTAGAAACAACAAAGGCGCTTTCCGAAGTAAGAAAAACACCTGCACTTCAGTTTTACACAAATGCAGATACCCAAACACTCAAGTCTCTACTGAATAAGTATTCTCATAAAATTTCAATAGAAAAACTGAAATTTTAA
- a CDS encoding OmpH family outer membrane protein — MKHLKLVAIAIVLFVGTTSAALAQSKVAHINTQELVEAMPEMKSAQAQLDKLKKTYDTELKGMYKELETKAKQYDAEAPTKTDEENQKRVEEVTGMQQNIQAYNQQALQDLQKKEVDILQPILDKARLAIQKVARAQGISYVFDATPGGGMLLADGKDLLTDVKKELGI, encoded by the coding sequence ATGAAACACTTAAAATTAGTTGCAATAGCAATCGTACTTTTTGTTGGTACTACAAGTGCCGCATTAGCACAAAGTAAAGTAGCACATATCAACACTCAAGAATTGGTTGAAGCAATGCCAGAGATGAAGTCTGCCCAAGCTCAGTTAGACAAACTAAAGAAGACCTATGACACAGAGCTTAAAGGAATGTATAAAGAGTTAGAGACGAAAGCAAAGCAATACGATGCTGAAGCTCCAACAAAAACAGATGAAGAAAACCAAAAGCGTGTTGAAGAAGTAACTGGAATGCAACAAAACATTCAGGCCTATAACCAACAAGCACTTCAAGATCTTCAGAAGAAAGAAGTTGATATCTTACAACCTATTTTAGATAAAGCTCGTTTGGCTATCCAAAAAGTAGCTCGTGCCCAAGGTATCTCTTACGTTTTTGATGCAACACCAGGTGGTGGAATGTTGTTGGCAGATGGTAAAGACCTTCTTACAGACGTAAAAAAAGAATTAGGAATCTAA
- a CDS encoding OmpH family outer membrane protein, with product MKTLKLLSISLAFLCISFAADAQRGVRIGYIDMEYILESVPEYKEAEKQLDAKVQRWKADIEKKSKEIDQMKLNLANERVLLTKELIEERDEEIKIKEDELIKYQQDRFGPNGDLIIQRRQLVQPIQDQVFNIVQEIAEAKKYDFIFDKSADVVMLFAAQRNDISESVLRSINRSNKRKEVTSRKEKKEVEKRESLSDEEDEAVTEREKAIEDKKNEREAAMAERKRIRDSIREVKKMEFQRKRDSLLAVRKKRQDSIKKARTGGNSTAPPSGDGDGEGDGGL from the coding sequence ATGAAGACATTAAAATTACTTTCAATCTCACTAGCGTTTTTATGCATCTCTTTTGCTGCAGATGCACAACGAGGTGTTCGTATAGGTTACATTGATATGGAGTACATCTTAGAGAGTGTGCCAGAATACAAGGAAGCCGAAAAACAACTGGATGCAAAAGTGCAGCGCTGGAAAGCAGACATTGAAAAGAAAAGCAAAGAGATTGACCAGATGAAACTCAATCTTGCAAACGAACGCGTTCTACTTACCAAAGAACTTATTGAAGAACGTGACGAAGAAATAAAAATTAAAGAAGACGAATTAATTAAATACCAACAAGACCGTTTTGGACCTAATGGTGATTTAATCATTCAACGTAGACAGCTAGTACAGCCTATACAAGATCAAGTTTTTAATATTGTTCAGGAAATTGCAGAAGCGAAAAAATATGATTTCATATTCGATAAATCTGCAGATGTTGTGATGCTCTTTGCCGCACAAAGAAATGATATTAGCGAATCTGTATTAAGAAGCATTAATCGTTCTAACAAGAGAAAAGAAGTAACGTCTAGAAAAGAAAAGAAAGAAGTTGAAAAACGTGAAAGCTTAAGCGATGAAGAAGATGAAGCTGTAACAGAACGTGAAAAAGCAATTGAAGACAAGAAAAATGAACGTGAAGCTGCCATGGCAGAACGTAAGCGAATTAGAGATTCTATACGTGAAGTTAAAAAAATGGAATTTCAACGTAAACGAGACAGCCTATTAGCTGTTCGTAAGAAAAGACAAGACTCAATTAAGAAAGCTCGTACTGGTGGAAACAGCACTGCTCCCCCAAGTGGAGATGGCGATGGTGAAGGAGACGGTGGGCTTTAA
- a CDS encoding BamA/OMP85 family outer membrane protein, whose product MNNLKNNTLLHRSKKLFYLLIATILFAGSTYAQQKQLDSGRKYTLNSIKVTGNQSFNEQTVIAFTGLKVGERLYVPGERLSSVTKKLWDQNLFSDIAFYVANIEGDLVDLELYIVELPKLNEVTIEGIRKGKKKEILNDNDLKPGKKITKNLLTNTKNYIKDSYKEDGFFNTQVAISTTPYIDSLGTEVGQNMLIRIDKNDRVKVSDIEFNGNDALSDAKLQRAMKNVKKKKFYRFWKISKYTEDLFAEDKASVITKYKANGYRDARITGDTLIIKDEKNVALNIDVEEGKRYYFGDIRFIGNSVYTDGQLRQKLGIKKGEPYNGVLLAERIADNSDPDADDITNLYQNNGYLAVNINPVEVAVRQDTIDFEIRIIERNEFYFDHITVVGNKKTNDHVIYRELRTRPGQKYSKRNVVRTIRELGQLGYFDAEQLSPNFKFVDENNGLVDIEYSVVEKGSSQIELQGGYGGGGFVGTLGLSFNNFSLRNLFNGEAYQPLPMGDGQKLSLRAQASTFYQTYSLSLTEPWLGGKKPIQLSTSFSHTIQYLYDFQSREVDKDSRFLITGGSVGLAKRLQWPDDYFTLSQAVSFQHYNLKNYNTGLFTFGDGYSNNLAYTLGISRNNTATNPIYPVSGSNFSLTAKVTFPYSAFNGVDYKGLRAERDGLEEQLADDITNVDIRERIAEIDQERFNWLEYYKIKFSGDWYTRLVERLVLRTKTEFGYLGSYNNDRGIPPFERFFVGGDGLGSFSLDGREVIQLRGYPNQSLSNNDGNTIYNKFSLEVRYPITLKQLASIYVLGFAEGGAAYDGFRDYNPFRISRSAGAGLRIFMPAFGLLGIDFGYGFDPILGNDQPNGWETHFIIGQQF is encoded by the coding sequence GTGAACAACTTGAAGAATAATACACTATTGCATAGATCCAAAAAGTTATTTTACCTTCTTATAGCTACCATACTATTTGCAGGAAGCACTTATGCCCAGCAAAAACAACTGGATAGTGGCAGAAAATACACGTTAAACAGCATAAAGGTTACAGGTAACCAAAGCTTTAACGAGCAAACGGTAATTGCCTTTACAGGACTTAAAGTGGGAGAACGTCTTTATGTGCCAGGAGAACGTCTTAGTAGTGTAACAAAAAAATTATGGGATCAAAACCTTTTTAGCGACATTGCATTTTACGTAGCTAATATCGAAGGTGATCTTGTAGACCTCGAATTATACATCGTAGAGTTACCAAAACTCAATGAAGTAACAATTGAAGGCATTAGAAAAGGTAAAAAGAAAGAAATCCTCAACGACAACGATCTAAAACCCGGTAAAAAAATTACCAAGAACCTTCTCACCAATACCAAAAATTACATCAAAGACTCGTACAAAGAAGATGGATTTTTTAACACCCAAGTCGCTATAAGCACTACTCCTTATATTGACTCGTTAGGAACAGAAGTTGGTCAGAACATGCTTATTCGCATAGACAAAAACGATCGTGTAAAAGTTTCAGATATCGAATTTAACGGTAACGACGCACTAAGTGATGCTAAGTTGCAAAGAGCGATGAAGAATGTAAAAAAGAAGAAATTCTATCGTTTTTGGAAAATTTCAAAATATACAGAAGACCTTTTTGCCGAAGATAAAGCCTCTGTAATTACTAAATACAAAGCCAATGGGTACAGGGATGCTCGTATCACTGGCGACACTCTAATTATAAAAGACGAAAAGAATGTTGCTTTAAACATAGACGTTGAAGAAGGAAAACGTTACTATTTTGGAGATATTCGTTTTATAGGAAATAGCGTATATACAGATGGACAACTACGCCAAAAGCTAGGTATTAAAAAAGGAGAACCTTACAACGGTGTTTTATTAGCTGAGCGAATTGCAGATAATTCAGATCCTGATGCAGACGACATTACCAATTTATATCAAAACAATGGATACTTAGCGGTAAACATCAACCCTGTAGAAGTGGCGGTTCGCCAAGATACCATCGACTTTGAAATTAGAATTATTGAAAGAAATGAATTCTATTTTGACCACATTACTGTAGTTGGAAATAAAAAAACCAACGACCACGTAATTTATCGTGAACTTAGAACGCGTCCTGGACAAAAATACAGTAAGCGAAACGTAGTACGTACCATTCGTGAATTAGGTCAATTGGGCTATTTTGATGCCGAACAACTATCTCCAAATTTCAAATTTGTAGATGAAAACAACGGATTGGTAGATATTGAATACAGCGTAGTTGAAAAAGGATCTAGCCAAATTGAACTTCAAGGAGGTTATGGTGGCGGTGGATTTGTAGGTACTCTCGGACTCTCATTCAACAACTTCTCACTTCGAAATCTCTTTAATGGAGAAGCCTACCAACCCTTACCAATGGGTGATGGTCAGAAATTATCGCTACGAGCTCAGGCAAGTACCTTTTACCAAACCTATAGCTTATCGCTTACAGAACCATGGCTTGGTGGTAAAAAACCAATTCAGCTAAGCACTTCGTTTTCTCATACCATTCAGTATCTATACGATTTCCAATCGAGAGAGGTAGATAAAGACAGTCGTTTCTTAATTACGGGAGGATCTGTTGGACTTGCAAAAAGACTTCAATGGCCTGACGATTACTTTACACTTTCTCAAGCTGTAAGTTTTCAGCATTACAATTTAAAAAATTACAACACAGGACTTTTTACCTTCGGTGATGGATATTCTAACAACCTAGCGTACACTTTAGGTATAAGTCGAAATAATACTGCAACAAACCCGATATATCCAGTTAGCGGATCCAACTTTAGCCTTACTGCTAAAGTTACATTCCCTTATTCTGCCTTTAATGGCGTAGATTATAAAGGATTGCGAGCAGAACGTGATGGCTTAGAGGAGCAATTAGCAGACGATATTACTAATGTAGATATTCGCGAACGAATTGCAGAAATAGATCAAGAGCGCTTTAACTGGCTAGAATACTATAAAATTAAGTTTTCTGGAGACTGGTATACCAGACTAGTAGAAAGATTAGTATTACGTACCAAAACAGAATTTGGTTACTTAGGGTCTTATAATAACGATAGAGGAATCCCACCATTTGAGCGTTTCTTCGTGGGTGGTGATGGTTTAGGATCGTTTAGTTTAGATGGCCGTGAAGTAATTCAGTTAAGAGGATATCCAAATCAGTCACTTTCTAATAACGATGGAAATACCATTTACAATAAATTTTCGTTAGAAGTTAGATATCCTATTACTTTAAAGCAGTTAGCATCTATTTATGTGTTAGGTTTTGCAGAGGGTGGAGCCGCTTATGATGGTTTCCGAGATTATAATCCTTTCAGGATTAGTAGGTCTGCTGGCGCAGGATTACGTATATTTATGCCTGCGTTTGGATTATTAGGTATAGATTTTGGGTATGGTTTTGACCCAATTCTGGGCAATGATCAACCAAATGGATGGGAAACCCACTTTATTATTGGACAACAATTTTAA
- a CDS encoding isoprenyl transferase translates to MSLQAQIDPKKIPQHLAVIMDGNGRWAKKQGLFRTIGHENGTKAVREIVEASAELNIKFLTLYAFSTENWNRPKFEVETLMKLLVSSLKKEIKTLDKNDIKLNAIGNLDSLPKKAKTELFDVIEKTKNNTRMTLTLALSYGSREELVKTIQEISHKVKNKLISPSEIDEATINNHLYTRDLPDVDLLIRTSGEQRISNFLLWQIAYAELYFTETLWPDYRKNHLFEAILNYQNRERRFGKTSEQLEE, encoded by the coding sequence ATGAGCTTACAAGCACAAATAGACCCGAAAAAAATCCCACAGCACCTTGCTGTAATTATGGATGGAAATGGGCGTTGGGCTAAAAAACAAGGCTTATTTAGAACTATTGGTCATGAAAATGGCACAAAGGCGGTTCGAGAAATCGTAGAGGCCTCTGCCGAACTCAACATTAAATTTCTTACGCTGTATGCTTTTTCTACGGAAAATTGGAATCGTCCAAAATTTGAAGTAGAAACCCTCATGAAGCTATTGGTGTCTTCTTTAAAGAAAGAAATAAAAACACTAGACAAAAACGATATTAAACTCAATGCCATTGGTAATTTAGACTCGCTTCCGAAAAAAGCGAAAACTGAATTATTTGACGTTATTGAAAAAACTAAGAACAATACCAGAATGACCTTGACACTAGCCTTAAGCTATGGGTCTAGAGAAGAATTGGTAAAAACCATCCAAGAGATTAGCCATAAAGTTAAAAATAAGCTAATTTCGCCGTCTGAAATAGATGAAGCAACTATAAATAATCATCTTTACACCCGCGATTTACCAGACGTGGATTTATTAATACGCACCAGTGGTGAGCAACGTATTAGCAATTTCCTTTTATGGCAAATTGCATATGCCGAATTGTACTTTACAGAAACACTTTGGCCAGATTATAGAAAAAACCATCTTTTTGAAGCAATATTAAATTATCAAAACAGAGAACGAAGATTTGGAAAGACCAGTGAACAACTTGAAGAATAA
- the porG gene encoding type IX secretion system protein PorG, whose amino-acid sequence MKYFASVFLIVVSVFTIHSQTYEVGGFIGGANYIGDIGKTNYIAPNDVVVGGVFKWNRSERHAFRASILVGNISADDADSDESRRQQRGYSFKNTITELSVGIEYTFWEFNMYRGQPVSTPYLYSGITYFNYDALYKRNGSDIIVEYDQAGTFAIPMVVGFKTTVGTKLVLGLEVGARYTFTDNLDGSNPVKGLADETALKFGNTNSDDWYVFTGATLTFTFGRKPCYCNF is encoded by the coding sequence ATGAAGTATTTCGCGAGCGTTTTTTTAATTGTTGTTAGTGTTTTTACAATACATTCCCAAACCTATGAAGTAGGTGGGTTTATTGGAGGCGCAAATTACATAGGCGATATCGGTAAAACAAACTATATTGCCCCTAACGATGTAGTTGTTGGCGGTGTTTTTAAGTGGAACCGAAGTGAGCGCCATGCATTTAGAGCCTCTATTTTGGTAGGGAATATAAGTGCAGATGATGCAGATTCTGATGAATCTAGAAGACAACAAAGAGGATATTCGTTTAAAAATACGATTACAGAACTTTCAGTAGGTATAGAATATACATTCTGGGAGTTCAATATGTACAGAGGGCAACCCGTTTCAACCCCGTATTTGTATTCTGGTATAACCTACTTTAACTATGATGCGCTTTATAAAAGAAATGGAAGCGATATTATTGTAGAATACGACCAAGCTGGCACATTCGCCATTCCAATGGTGGTTGGTTTTAAAACCACCGTAGGAACCAAATTGGTTCTTGGTTTAGAAGTAGGTGCTAGATATACATTTACAGACAATTTAGACGGCAGTAACCCAGTAAAAGGCCTGGCAGACGAAACCGCCTTAAAATTTGGAAATACAAATAGTGACGATTGGTACGTGTTTACAGGGGCAACCCTAACATTTACATTTGGCCGAAAACCATGTTACTGTAATTTTTAA